A region from the Oryzias latipes chromosome 20, ASM223467v1 genome encodes:
- the LOC111946597 gene encoding uncharacterized protein LOC111946597 isoform X2 → MHPNYLKNYSKLTAQKRKIGTSTHASSSKQLKVDSVFPVKHVSPVTVNKAILRYIIQGLHPFSTVDLPSFKELISTLQPGISVITRPTLRSKIAEAALIMKQKVTAAMSEVEWIATTTDCWTARRKSFIGVTAHWINPGSLERHSAALACKRLMGSHTFEVLASAMNDIHSEYEIRDKVVCTTTDSGSNFMKAFRVFGVENNDIETEARRCESDDTDSEGCGEGSDGVEFQDASRVLDQDDGFEFQLPKHQKCACHLLNLVSSVDAQKALSNEHYKKLYRSVFGKCQALWNKSSRSALAAEAVESESRLQLLRPNQTRWNSTFMAVDRILQICKEAGEGALRNICTSLEVPMFNPAEMLFLTEWANTMRPVAKVLDILQAETNTQLGWLLPSVHQLSLKLQRLHHSLRYCDPLVDALQQGIQTRFKHMFEDPEIIAAAILLPKFRTSWTNDETIIKRGMDYIRVHLEPLDHKKELANSSSDDEDFFASLKPTTHEASKELDGYLACVSDTRESLLTFPAICSLSIKTNTPLPASAACERLFSTAGLLFSPKRARLDTNNFENQLLLKLNLRFYNFE, encoded by the exons ATGCACCCAAATTACCTCAAAAACTACTCTAAATTGACAGCACAGAAGAGAAAGATCGGGACCTCCACCCATGCTTCCAGCAGTAAGCAACTGAAAGTTGACTCAGTTTTCCCAGTCAAACATGTGTCTCCAGTCACTGTGAACAAAGCTATATTAAGGTACATCATTCAAGGACTTCATCCTTTCAGCACTGTTGATCTGCCATCATTTAAAGAGCTGATTAGTACACTGCAGCCTGGCATTTCTGTCATTACAAGGCCTACTTTACGCTCCAAGATAGCTGAAGCTGCTCTGATCATGAAACAGAAAGTGACTGCTGCCATGAGTGAAGTTGAATGGATTGCAACCACAACGGATTGTTGGACTGCACGTAGAAAGTCATTCATTGGTGTAACTGCTCACTGGATCAACCCTGGAAGTCTTGAAAGACATTCCGCTGCACTTGCCTGCAAAAGATTAATGGGCTCTCATACTTTTGAGGTACTGGCCAGTGCCATGAATGATATCCACTCAGAGTATGAAATACGTGACAAGGTTGTTTGCACAACCACAGACAGTGGTTCCAACTTTatgaaggctttcagagtttTTGGTGTGGAAAACAATGATATCGAGACTGAGGCAAGAAGGTGTGAAAGTGATGACACTGATTCTGAAGGCTGTGGTGAGGGAAGTGATGGTGTGGAATTCCAAGATGCCTCACGAGTCCTGGACCAAGACGATGGCTTCGAATTCCAGCTACCAAAACATCAAAAGTGTGCCTGTCACTTACTTAACCTAGTCTCAAgcgttgatgcccaaaaagctCTCTCAAATGAACACTACAAGAAACTCTACAGATCTGTCTTTGGCAAATGCCAAGCTTTATGGAATAAAAGCAGCCGATCGGCTCTAGCAGCTGAAGCTGTTGAATCAGAAAGCCGGCTTCAGCTTTTAAGGCCAAACCAAACGCGGTGGAATTCAACTTTTATGGCTGTTGACAGAATTCTTCAAATTTGCAAAGAAGCAGGAGAAGGCGCACTTCGGAATATATGCACCTCTCTTGAGGTTCCAAT GTTTAATCCAGCAGAAATGCTGTTCTTGACAGAGTGGGCCAACACAATGCGTCCAGTTGCAAAAGTACTCGACATCTTGCAAGCGGAAACGAATACACAGCTGGGGTGGCTGCTGCCTAGTGTCCATCAGTTAAGCTTGAAACTTCAGCGACTCCACCATTCTCTCAGGTACTGTGACCCACTTGTGGATGCCCTACAACAAGGAATCCAAACACGATTCAAGCATATGTTTGAAGATCCTGAGATCATAGCAGCTGCCATCCTTCTCCCTAAATTTCGGACCTCTTGGACAAATGATGAAACCATCATAAAACGAG GCATGGACTACATCAGAGTGCATCTGGAGCCTTTGGACCACAAGAAGGAATTGGCCAACAGTTCATCTGATGATGAAGATTTTTTCGCTTCTTTGAAACCGACAACACATGAAGCCAGCAAAGAGTTGGATGGATATCTGGCCTGTGTTTCAGACACCAGGGAGTCTCTGCTCACGTTTCCTGCTATTTGCAGCCTCTCTATCAAGACTAATACACCTCTTCCCGCATCGGCTGCCTGTGAGAGGCTTTTCAGCACTGCAGGATTGCTTTTCAGCCCCAAAAGAGCTAGGCTTGACACTAACAATTTTGAGAATCAGCTTCTACTGAAGTTAAATCTGAGGTTTTACAACTTTGAGTAG
- the LOC111946597 gene encoding uncharacterized protein LOC111946597 isoform X1, producing MFIGPLEVTSCHIYYHNAQHLDLEIREIITVNQWKKMEEVCDSSAAASSTVQNQPQDQEHPWPYLREFFSLSGVNKDSFKMKCVLCLPLNKEISAFKSSPSNLRKHIERMHPNYLKNYSKLTAQKRKIGTSTHASSSKQLKVDSVFPVKHVSPVTVNKAILRYIIQGLHPFSTVDLPSFKELISTLQPGISVITRPTLRSKIAEAALIMKQKVTAAMSEVEWIATTTDCWTARRKSFIGVTAHWINPGSLERHSAALACKRLMGSHTFEVLASAMNDIHSEYEIRDKVVCTTTDSGSNFMKAFRVFGVENNDIETEARRCESDDTDSEGCGEGSDGVEFQDASRVLDQDDGFEFQLPKHQKCACHLLNLVSSVDAQKALSNEHYKKLYRSVFGKCQALWNKSSRSALAAEAVESESRLQLLRPNQTRWNSTFMAVDRILQICKEAGEGALRNICTSLEVPMFNPAEMLFLTEWANTMRPVAKVLDILQAETNTQLGWLLPSVHQLSLKLQRLHHSLRYCDPLVDALQQGIQTRFKHMFEDPEIIAAAILLPKFRTSWTNDETIIKRGMDYIRVHLEPLDHKKELANSSSDDEDFFASLKPTTHEASKELDGYLACVSDTRESLLTFPAICSLSIKTNTPLPASAACERLFSTAGLLFSPKRARLDTNNFENQLLLKLNLRFYNFE from the exons ATGTTCATTGGTCCTTTGGAAGTGACGTCATGTCACATCTATTACCACAATGCACAGCACCTTGACCTGGAAATTAGGGAAATTATAACAGTCAATCAGTGGAAGAAAATGGAGGAAGTATGTGATTCATCAGCAGCTGCGAGCAGCACAGTCCAAAATCAGCCACAGGATCAAGAGCACCCGTGGCCGTATCTTCGCGAATTCTTTTCTTTAAGTGGTGTAAATAAAGATTCattcaagatgaaatgtgtcCTCTGTCTCCCgcttaataaagaaatatcgGCCTTCAAAAGTTCGCCATCAAACCTAAGGAAGCATATTGAG agaATGCACCCAAATTACCTCAAAAACTACTCTAAATTGACAGCACAGAAGAGAAAGATCGGGACCTCCACCCATGCTTCCAGCAGTAAGCAACTGAAAGTTGACTCAGTTTTCCCAGTCAAACATGTGTCTCCAGTCACTGTGAACAAAGCTATATTAAGGTACATCATTCAAGGACTTCATCCTTTCAGCACTGTTGATCTGCCATCATTTAAAGAGCTGATTAGTACACTGCAGCCTGGCATTTCTGTCATTACAAGGCCTACTTTACGCTCCAAGATAGCTGAAGCTGCTCTGATCATGAAACAGAAAGTGACTGCTGCCATGAGTGAAGTTGAATGGATTGCAACCACAACGGATTGTTGGACTGCACGTAGAAAGTCATTCATTGGTGTAACTGCTCACTGGATCAACCCTGGAAGTCTTGAAAGACATTCCGCTGCACTTGCCTGCAAAAGATTAATGGGCTCTCATACTTTTGAGGTACTGGCCAGTGCCATGAATGATATCCACTCAGAGTATGAAATACGTGACAAGGTTGTTTGCACAACCACAGACAGTGGTTCCAACTTTatgaaggctttcagagtttTTGGTGTGGAAAACAATGATATCGAGACTGAGGCAAGAAGGTGTGAAAGTGATGACACTGATTCTGAAGGCTGTGGTGAGGGAAGTGATGGTGTGGAATTCCAAGATGCCTCACGAGTCCTGGACCAAGACGATGGCTTCGAATTCCAGCTACCAAAACATCAAAAGTGTGCCTGTCACTTACTTAACCTAGTCTCAAgcgttgatgcccaaaaagctCTCTCAAATGAACACTACAAGAAACTCTACAGATCTGTCTTTGGCAAATGCCAAGCTTTATGGAATAAAAGCAGCCGATCGGCTCTAGCAGCTGAAGCTGTTGAATCAGAAAGCCGGCTTCAGCTTTTAAGGCCAAACCAAACGCGGTGGAATTCAACTTTTATGGCTGTTGACAGAATTCTTCAAATTTGCAAAGAAGCAGGAGAAGGCGCACTTCGGAATATATGCACCTCTCTTGAGGTTCCAAT GTTTAATCCAGCAGAAATGCTGTTCTTGACAGAGTGGGCCAACACAATGCGTCCAGTTGCAAAAGTACTCGACATCTTGCAAGCGGAAACGAATACACAGCTGGGGTGGCTGCTGCCTAGTGTCCATCAGTTAAGCTTGAAACTTCAGCGACTCCACCATTCTCTCAGGTACTGTGACCCACTTGTGGATGCCCTACAACAAGGAATCCAAACACGATTCAAGCATATGTTTGAAGATCCTGAGATCATAGCAGCTGCCATCCTTCTCCCTAAATTTCGGACCTCTTGGACAAATGATGAAACCATCATAAAACGAG GCATGGACTACATCAGAGTGCATCTGGAGCCTTTGGACCACAAGAAGGAATTGGCCAACAGTTCATCTGATGATGAAGATTTTTTCGCTTCTTTGAAACCGACAACACATGAAGCCAGCAAAGAGTTGGATGGATATCTGGCCTGTGTTTCAGACACCAGGGAGTCTCTGCTCACGTTTCCTGCTATTTGCAGCCTCTCTATCAAGACTAATACACCTCTTCCCGCATCGGCTGCCTGTGAGAGGCTTTTCAGCACTGCAGGATTGCTTTTCAGCCCCAAAAGAGCTAGGCTTGACACTAACAATTTTGAGAATCAGCTTCTACTGAAGTTAAATCTGAGGTTTTACAACTTTGAGTAG
- the LOC111946597 gene encoding uncharacterized protein LOC111946597 isoform X3, translated as MFIGPLEVTSCHIYYHNAQHLDLEIREIITVNQWKKMEEVCDSSAAASSTVQNQPQDQEHPWPYLREFFSLSGVNKDSFKMKCVLCLPLNKEISAFKSSPSNLRKHIERMHPNYLKNYSKLTAQKRKIGTSTHASSSKQLKVDSVFPVKHVSPVTVNKAILRYIIQGLHPFSTVDLPSFKELISTLQPGISVITRPTLRSKIAEAALIMKQKVTAAMSEVEWIATTTDCWTARRKSFIGVTAHWINPGSLERHSAALACKRLMGSHTFEVLASAMNDIHSEYEIRDKVVCTTTDSGSNFMKAFRVFGVENNDIETEARRCESDDTDSEGCGEGSDGVEFQDASRVLDQDDGFEFQLPKHQKCACHLLNLVSSVDAQKALSNEHYKKLYRSVFGKCQALWNKSSRSALAAEAVESESRLQLLRPNQTRWNSTFMAVDRILQICKEAGEGALRNICTSLEVPMFNPAEMLFLTEWANTMRPVAKVLDILQAETNTQLGWLLPSVHQLSLKLQRLHHSLRHGLHQSASGAFGPQEGIGQQFI; from the exons ATGTTCATTGGTCCTTTGGAAGTGACGTCATGTCACATCTATTACCACAATGCACAGCACCTTGACCTGGAAATTAGGGAAATTATAACAGTCAATCAGTGGAAGAAAATGGAGGAAGTATGTGATTCATCAGCAGCTGCGAGCAGCACAGTCCAAAATCAGCCACAGGATCAAGAGCACCCGTGGCCGTATCTTCGCGAATTCTTTTCTTTAAGTGGTGTAAATAAAGATTCattcaagatgaaatgtgtcCTCTGTCTCCCgcttaataaagaaatatcgGCCTTCAAAAGTTCGCCATCAAACCTAAGGAAGCATATTGAG agaATGCACCCAAATTACCTCAAAAACTACTCTAAATTGACAGCACAGAAGAGAAAGATCGGGACCTCCACCCATGCTTCCAGCAGTAAGCAACTGAAAGTTGACTCAGTTTTCCCAGTCAAACATGTGTCTCCAGTCACTGTGAACAAAGCTATATTAAGGTACATCATTCAAGGACTTCATCCTTTCAGCACTGTTGATCTGCCATCATTTAAAGAGCTGATTAGTACACTGCAGCCTGGCATTTCTGTCATTACAAGGCCTACTTTACGCTCCAAGATAGCTGAAGCTGCTCTGATCATGAAACAGAAAGTGACTGCTGCCATGAGTGAAGTTGAATGGATTGCAACCACAACGGATTGTTGGACTGCACGTAGAAAGTCATTCATTGGTGTAACTGCTCACTGGATCAACCCTGGAAGTCTTGAAAGACATTCCGCTGCACTTGCCTGCAAAAGATTAATGGGCTCTCATACTTTTGAGGTACTGGCCAGTGCCATGAATGATATCCACTCAGAGTATGAAATACGTGACAAGGTTGTTTGCACAACCACAGACAGTGGTTCCAACTTTatgaaggctttcagagtttTTGGTGTGGAAAACAATGATATCGAGACTGAGGCAAGAAGGTGTGAAAGTGATGACACTGATTCTGAAGGCTGTGGTGAGGGAAGTGATGGTGTGGAATTCCAAGATGCCTCACGAGTCCTGGACCAAGACGATGGCTTCGAATTCCAGCTACCAAAACATCAAAAGTGTGCCTGTCACTTACTTAACCTAGTCTCAAgcgttgatgcccaaaaagctCTCTCAAATGAACACTACAAGAAACTCTACAGATCTGTCTTTGGCAAATGCCAAGCTTTATGGAATAAAAGCAGCCGATCGGCTCTAGCAGCTGAAGCTGTTGAATCAGAAAGCCGGCTTCAGCTTTTAAGGCCAAACCAAACGCGGTGGAATTCAACTTTTATGGCTGTTGACAGAATTCTTCAAATTTGCAAAGAAGCAGGAGAAGGCGCACTTCGGAATATATGCACCTCTCTTGAGGTTCCAAT GTTTAATCCAGCAGAAATGCTGTTCTTGACAGAGTGGGCCAACACAATGCGTCCAGTTGCAAAAGTACTCGACATCTTGCAAGCGGAAACGAATACACAGCTGGGGTGGCTGCTGCCTAGTGTCCATCAGTTAAGCTTGAAACTTCAGCGACTCCACCATTCTCTCAG GCATGGACTACATCAGAGTGCATCTGGAGCCTTTGGACCACAAGAAGGAATTGGCCAACAGTTCATCTGA